A region of Streptomyces cinnamoneus DNA encodes the following proteins:
- the mltG gene encoding endolytic transglycosylase MltG — MTEYGRGSGSQPWHPEDPLYGDRGYDGQQYAQPQPPYGQQQHYPEQQQYGWDPSHTAGGQYAGNAGDPYAAQHTGGYGDGQQDPYGAPGGYPQAEHPQAQHPQSPQHPQAQQQTPYVGEQRQGQHEQLRQPQAPAGPAGDEWRTEPDEEKLSFFDDDPADHGPDAEDDAEAADEPRGRGRERRGKGKGKKNKRRSGTACLLVAVVLVGVVGGGGYLAYDYWQSHFGPAPDYEGEGDGQVQVEIPKGSSLTQMGQALEKAGVVKSVGAFTEAAAKKSIQPGTYTLRKEMSGAAAVAMMTDSGNFLTLREGIRAADVYAAIDKKLELKAGTTKEVAKSQVKNLGLPDWAGGDPNLKDPLEGFLFPSQYSAGKGTKPEDILRQMVARAKKNYDEQDLAGKAKDLGLKSPLQVITVASLVQVEGKYKHDFDKISRVIYNRLKPDNKETYGLLDFDSTVNYARSQSTLDTGAVSDLRKFKDPYNTYNVKGLPPGPISNPGMDALKSALEPTPGPWYYFVSVNENETLFAVTNEEHNKNRQRYEQEHKKAGS; from the coding sequence ATGACTGAGTACGGCCGGGGTTCCGGCTCTCAACCGTGGCATCCCGAGGACCCTCTGTACGGGGACCGGGGATACGACGGGCAGCAGTACGCGCAGCCGCAGCCCCCCTACGGACAGCAGCAGCACTATCCCGAACAGCAGCAGTACGGCTGGGACCCCTCGCACACGGCGGGGGGCCAGTACGCCGGGAACGCCGGCGACCCGTACGCCGCGCAGCACACCGGCGGCTACGGCGACGGCCAGCAGGACCCCTACGGCGCTCCCGGCGGTTACCCGCAGGCAGAACATCCGCAGGCCCAGCACCCGCAGTCTCCGCAGCACCCCCAGGCGCAGCAGCAGACCCCGTACGTGGGCGAGCAGCGGCAGGGGCAGCACGAACAGCTCCGGCAGCCGCAGGCCCCCGCGGGCCCCGCCGGCGACGAGTGGCGCACCGAGCCCGACGAGGAGAAGCTCTCCTTCTTCGACGACGACCCGGCGGACCACGGCCCCGACGCGGAAGACGACGCCGAGGCGGCCGACGAACCCCGGGGCCGGGGCCGTGAGCGCCGCGGCAAGGGCAAGGGCAAGAAGAACAAGCGGCGCAGCGGCACGGCCTGCCTGCTGGTCGCCGTCGTGCTCGTCGGCGTCGTGGGCGGTGGCGGCTACCTCGCCTACGACTACTGGCAGAGCCACTTCGGGCCCGCCCCCGACTACGAGGGCGAAGGCGACGGCCAGGTCCAGGTCGAGATCCCCAAGGGCTCCAGCCTGACGCAGATGGGCCAGGCCCTGGAGAAGGCCGGCGTCGTCAAGAGCGTCGGTGCCTTCACCGAGGCCGCGGCCAAGAAGTCCATCCAGCCGGGCACGTACACGCTGCGCAAGGAGATGTCCGGCGCGGCGGCCGTCGCGATGATGACCGACTCCGGCAACTTCCTCACCCTCCGCGAGGGCATCAGGGCCGCCGACGTCTACGCCGCGATCGACAAGAAGCTCGAACTCAAGGCGGGCACCACCAAGGAGGTCGCCAAGAGCCAGGTGAAGAACCTGGGCCTGCCCGACTGGGCGGGCGGCGACCCGAACCTGAAGGACCCGCTGGAGGGCTTCCTCTTCCCGTCGCAGTACAGCGCCGGCAAGGGCACCAAGCCGGAGGACATTCTGCGGCAGATGGTGGCCCGGGCGAAGAAGAACTACGACGAGCAGGACCTGGCGGGCAAGGCCAAGGACCTGGGCCTGAAGTCCCCGCTCCAGGTCATCACCGTCGCCAGCCTCGTCCAGGTCGAGGGCAAGTACAAGCACGACTTCGACAAGATCTCCCGGGTCATCTACAACCGGCTCAAGCCGGACAACAAGGAGACCTACGGCCTGCTCGACTTCGACTCGACGGTCAACTACGCCAGGAGCCAGAGCACCCTCGACACCGGCGCCGTCAGCGACCTGCGCAAGTTCAAGGACCCGTACAACACGTACAACGTCAAAGGCCTGCCGCCGGGGCCGATCAGCAACCCCGGCATGGACGCGCTGAAGTCGGCCCTGGAGCCCACGCCGGGCCCCTGGTACTACTTCGTGTCGGTCAACGAGAACGAGACGCTGTTCGCGGTGACCAACGAGGAGCACAACAAGAACCGCCAGCGGTACGAGCAGGAACACAAGAAGGCCGGCTCATGA
- a CDS encoding shikimate dehydrogenase, with amino-acid sequence MTTQRRAAVLGSPIAHSLSPVLHRAAYAELGLTEWTYDRFEVDEDGLCAFVEGLDDTWAGLSLTMPLKRAVIPLLDEISATAESVEAVNTVVLTEDGRRLGDNTDIPGITAALRERGIDKTDSAAVLGAGATASSALAALARVCTGEVTAYVRSAERAAEMRHWGERLGVSVRTADWSRAAEALTAPLVIATTPAGATDALAEAVPEHPGTLFDVLYEPWPTPLAAAWAHRGGTVLGGLDLLVHQAVLQVEQMTGRAPGPLAAMRAAGEAALAARGA; translated from the coding sequence ATGACCACGCAGCGCCGGGCGGCCGTCCTCGGCTCGCCCATCGCCCACTCGCTCTCCCCGGTCCTGCACCGCGCCGCCTACGCGGAGCTGGGCCTGACGGAGTGGACGTACGACCGTTTCGAGGTCGACGAGGACGGGCTGTGCGCGTTCGTCGAGGGCCTCGACGACACGTGGGCCGGGCTCTCCCTCACCATGCCGCTCAAGCGGGCCGTCATCCCGCTGCTCGACGAGATCAGCGCCACCGCGGAGTCGGTCGAGGCCGTCAACACCGTCGTCCTCACCGAGGACGGCCGCCGGCTCGGCGACAACACCGACATCCCCGGCATCACGGCCGCCCTGCGGGAGCGCGGCATCGACAAGACGGACTCGGCCGCCGTCCTCGGCGCCGGCGCCACCGCGTCCTCGGCCCTCGCCGCCCTCGCCCGCGTGTGCACCGGCGAGGTCACCGCCTACGTCCGCAGCGCCGAACGCGCCGCCGAGATGCGCCACTGGGGCGAACGGCTCGGCGTGTCCGTGCGCACCGCCGACTGGTCCCGCGCCGCGGAGGCGCTCACCGCGCCGCTGGTGATCGCCACGACCCCCGCCGGGGCCACGGACGCACTGGCCGAAGCGGTCCCCGAGCACCCGGGCACGCTCTTCGACGTGCTCTACGAACCGTGGCCGACGCCTTTGGCCGCCGCCTGGGCGCACCGCGGCGGCACGGTCCTGGGCGGCCTGGACCTCCTGGTGCACCAGGCGGTCCTCCAGGTCGAGCAGATGACGGGCCGCGCGCCCGGCCCCCTGGCGGCCATGCGGGCCGCCGGCGAGGCGGCGCTGGCGGCGCGCGGCGCGTGA
- the ruvX gene encoding Holliday junction resolvase RuvX, translating to MTVRRGRRIAVDVGDARIGVASCDPDGILATPVETVPGRDIPQAHKRLAAIVAEYEPIEVVVGLPRSLKGGEGPAAAKVRTFAKEMARRVAPVPVRLVDERMTTVTAAQGLRASGVSAKKGRSFVDQAAAVVILQNALEIEKVSGRPPGEAVEVVI from the coding sequence CTGACCGTGCGACGAGGCAGGCGCATCGCCGTGGACGTCGGGGACGCCCGCATCGGGGTCGCGTCGTGCGACCCCGACGGGATCCTCGCCACCCCCGTCGAGACCGTGCCCGGTCGCGACATCCCGCAGGCCCACAAGCGGCTGGCCGCGATCGTCGCGGAGTACGAGCCCATCGAGGTCGTCGTCGGTCTGCCCCGCTCCCTCAAGGGGGGAGAGGGGCCGGCCGCGGCCAAGGTGCGGACGTTCGCCAAGGAGATGGCCCGGCGCGTCGCGCCGGTGCCGGTCCGGCTGGTCGACGAGCGTATGACGACCGTCACGGCCGCGCAGGGTCTGCGCGCCTCCGGCGTCAGCGCCAAGAAGGGCCGTTCCTTCGTCGACCAGGCGGCCGCCGTGGTCATCCTGCAGAACGCCCTGGAGATCGAGAAGGTCTCCGGGCGGCCGCCGGGTGAGGCCGTCGAAGTGGTCATCTGA
- the aroC gene encoding chorismate synthase: protein MSRLRWLTAGESHGPALVATLEGLPAGVPITTDMVADHLARRRLGYGRGARMKFERDEVTFLGGVRHGLTMGSPVAVMVGNTEWPKWEKVMSADPVDPAELADLARNAPLTRPRPGHADLAGMQKYGVADARPILERASARETAARVALGAVARSFLKEAAGIEIVSHVVELAAAKAPYGVHPRPSDVEKLDADPVRCLDEAASKAMVAEIDQAHKDGDTLGGVVEVLAYGVPVGLGSHVHWDRRLDARLAAALMGIQAIKGVEVGDGFELARVPGSKAHDEIVPTEDGIRRASGRSGGTEGGLTTGELLRVRAAMKPIATVPRALATVDVTTGEPTQAHHQRSDVCAVPAAGIVAEAMVALVLADAVVEKFGGDSVTETRRNVQGYLDNLAIK, encoded by the coding sequence TTGAGCAGGTTGCGCTGGCTGACCGCGGGGGAATCGCACGGCCCCGCACTCGTGGCGACGCTGGAGGGTCTTCCCGCCGGCGTGCCGATCACCACGGACATGGTGGCCGACCACCTGGCCCGGCGGCGCCTCGGCTATGGACGCGGCGCGCGGATGAAGTTCGAGCGCGACGAGGTCACCTTCCTCGGCGGCGTCCGCCACGGCCTGACGATGGGCTCCCCGGTCGCGGTCATGGTGGGCAACACCGAGTGGCCCAAGTGGGAGAAGGTCATGTCGGCCGACCCCGTGGACCCCGCCGAGCTGGCGGACCTGGCCCGTAACGCCCCGCTGACCAGGCCGCGCCCGGGCCACGCCGACCTGGCGGGCATGCAGAAGTACGGTGTGGCCGACGCCCGCCCGATCCTCGAGCGCGCCTCCGCCCGCGAGACCGCCGCCCGCGTGGCCCTCGGCGCCGTCGCCCGTTCCTTCCTCAAGGAGGCGGCCGGCATCGAGATCGTCTCCCACGTCGTGGAGCTCGCCGCCGCCAAGGCCCCCTACGGCGTGCACCCCCGGCCCTCCGACGTCGAGAAGCTGGACGCCGACCCGGTGCGCTGCCTGGACGAGGCCGCGAGCAAGGCGATGGTCGCCGAGATCGACCAGGCCCACAAGGACGGCGACACCCTCGGCGGCGTCGTCGAGGTCCTCGCCTACGGCGTACCCGTGGGCCTGGGCTCCCACGTCCACTGGGACCGGCGCCTGGACGCCCGGCTGGCCGCCGCCCTGATGGGCATTCAGGCCATCAAGGGCGTCGAGGTCGGCGACGGCTTCGAGCTGGCCCGTGTCCCCGGCTCGAAGGCCCACGACGAGATCGTCCCCACCGAGGACGGCATCCGCCGCGCCTCAGGCCGCTCCGGCGGCACCGAGGGCGGCCTGACCACCGGCGAGCTGCTGCGCGTGAGGGCCGCCATGAAGCCCATCGCCACCGTCCCGCGCGCCCTGGCCACGGTCGACGTGACCACCGGCGAGCCCACCCAGGCCCACCACCAGCGCTCCGACGTGTGCGCCGTCCCGGCGGCCGGCATCGTCGCCGAGGCCATGGTGGCGCTCGTCCTGGCGGACGCGGTCGTGGAGAAGTTCGGCGGCGACAGCGTCACCGAGACCCGCCGCAACGTCCAGGGCTACCTCGACAACCTGGCCATCAAGTGA
- a CDS encoding shikimate kinase produces MTPPVVVLVGPPGAGKSTIGALLAERLGTGYRDTDADVEQLAGKPIPEIFIDEGEPHFRELERQAVRTAVAEHPGVLALGGGAVMDAGTRALLTGLPVVFLDVELADAVHRVGLDAPRPLLAVNPRKRWRELMEQRRPLYTEVARAVIGTGGRTPAQVADAVLEALRLPRDRTHDITQ; encoded by the coding sequence GTGACCCCGCCCGTCGTCGTCCTGGTCGGCCCCCCCGGGGCCGGCAAGTCCACGATCGGCGCCCTGCTCGCCGAGCGGCTGGGCACGGGCTACCGGGACACCGACGCCGACGTCGAGCAGCTCGCCGGCAAGCCCATCCCGGAGATCTTCATCGACGAGGGCGAGCCGCACTTCCGCGAGCTGGAGCGGCAGGCCGTGCGCACCGCCGTGGCCGAGCACCCCGGGGTGCTCGCCCTCGGCGGCGGCGCCGTCATGGACGCCGGCACGCGCGCCCTGCTCACGGGCCTGCCCGTGGTGTTCCTCGACGTCGAACTGGCCGACGCCGTCCACCGCGTGGGCCTGGACGCCCCGCGCCCGCTGCTCGCTGTCAACCCGCGCAAGCGGTGGCGCGAGCTGATGGAACAGCGCCGCCCGCTCTACACCGAGGTCGCCCGCGCCGTCATCGGTACCGGCGGCCGCACCCCGGCCCAGGTCGCCGACGCCGTACTCGAGGCGCTGCGGCTGCCCCGGGACCGTACCCACGACATCACGCAGTGA
- the aroQ gene encoding type II 3-dehydroquinate dehydratase — protein sequence MNGASGRRVLVLNGPNLGRLGSREPDVYGSTSYEGLVEACTALGTELGFAVEVRETNDEGELVRWLHEAADGALPVVINPGAFTHYSYAMRDAAAQRTAPLIEVHISNPYAREEFRHTSVIAAVASGTVAGFGIGSYRLALRALAEELGG from the coding sequence GTGAACGGCGCGAGCGGGCGTCGGGTCCTCGTCCTCAACGGGCCCAACCTGGGCCGGCTCGGCTCGCGCGAGCCCGACGTCTACGGCTCGACGTCCTACGAGGGGCTCGTCGAGGCATGCACCGCGCTGGGCACGGAGCTCGGCTTCGCCGTCGAGGTCCGCGAGACCAACGACGAGGGCGAGCTGGTGCGCTGGCTGCACGAGGCCGCCGACGGCGCGCTGCCGGTGGTCATCAACCCCGGGGCGTTCACGCACTACTCGTACGCCATGCGCGACGCGGCGGCGCAGCGCACGGCGCCGCTCATCGAGGTGCACATCTCGAACCCGTACGCGCGCGAGGAGTTCCGGCACACCTCCGTGATCGCGGCGGTCGCCAGCGGGACGGTCGCGGGGTTCGGCATCGGCTCCTACCGGCTGGCGCTGCGTGCGCTCGCGGAGGAACTCGGCGGCTGA
- the aroB gene encoding 3-dehydroquinate synthase: MTDAPTRIQVAGSAGTAPYEVLVGRRLLGELPGLIGDKAKRVAVLHPEALAETGEVLRQDLAEQGYEAIAIQLPNAEESKTVEVAAYCWKALGQTNFTRTDVIVGVGGGATTDVAGFVAATWLRGVRWIAVPTTVLGMVDAAVGGKTGINTAEGKNLVGAFHPPAGVLCDLAALESLPVNDYVSGLAEIIKAGFIADPAILELIEADPQAARDPKGPHTAELIERAIRVKAEVVSSDLKESGLREILNYGHTLAHAIEKNERYNWRHGAAVSVGMVFAAELGRIAGRLDDATADRHRAVLTSVGLPVTYRGDQWPKLLETMKVDKKTRGDRLRFIVLDGLAKPTVLEGPDPAMLLAAHAEIAA; this comes from the coding sequence ATGACCGACGCCCCCACCCGCATCCAGGTCGCCGGCAGCGCGGGCACCGCGCCGTACGAGGTCCTGGTCGGCCGCCGGCTGCTGGGCGAGCTGCCCGGCCTGATCGGCGACAAGGCCAAGCGGGTCGCCGTGCTGCACCCGGAGGCCCTCGCCGAGACGGGGGAGGTGCTGCGCCAGGACCTCGCCGAGCAGGGCTACGAGGCCATCGCGATCCAGCTCCCCAACGCCGAGGAGTCCAAGACGGTCGAGGTCGCCGCCTACTGCTGGAAGGCGCTGGGCCAGACCAACTTCACCCGCACCGACGTCATCGTCGGCGTCGGCGGCGGCGCCACCACCGACGTGGCGGGCTTCGTGGCCGCCACCTGGCTGCGCGGGGTGCGCTGGATCGCCGTGCCCACCACCGTGCTCGGCATGGTCGACGCGGCCGTGGGCGGCAAGACCGGCATCAACACGGCCGAGGGCAAGAACCTCGTCGGCGCCTTCCACCCGCCGGCCGGCGTCCTGTGCGACCTGGCGGCCCTGGAGTCGCTGCCGGTCAACGACTACGTCAGCGGTCTCGCCGAGATCATCAAGGCGGGCTTCATCGCCGACCCGGCCATCCTGGAGCTGATCGAGGCCGACCCGCAGGCGGCGCGCGACCCCAAGGGCCCGCACACCGCCGAGCTGATCGAGCGCGCCATCCGCGTCAAGGCCGAGGTCGTCTCCTCCGACCTCAAGGAGTCGGGCCTGCGCGAGATCCTCAACTACGGCCACACGCTCGCCCACGCCATCGAGAAGAACGAGCGCTACAACTGGCGCCACGGCGCCGCCGTGTCCGTCGGCATGGTCTTCGCCGCCGAGCTCGGCCGGATCGCCGGCCGCCTGGACGACGCCACCGCCGACCGGCACCGCGCCGTTCTCACCTCCGTGGGCCTGCCCGTCACCTACCGCGGTGACCAGTGGCCCAAGCTGCTGGAGACGATGAAGGTCGACAAGAAGACCCGCGGCGACCGGCTGCGCTTCATCGTCCTCGACGGCCTCGCCAAGCCGACGGTCCTGGAGGGCCCGGACCCGGCGATGCTGCTGGCGGCCCACGCGGAGATCGCCGCGTGA